From the genome of Sulfurimonas paralvinellae:
AACCAAGGAAAACAGCTTCTAAAGAGCAAACCGATGATAAAACAAAGGATGTATCATGAAAAAAATAGTACTTGTACTGCTGTTACTGCTTGGACTGAGTTCATGTTCAAGTGATGGCGCACAAAAACACAACAAAGGTGTCTATATGCTTGTAGACACGTCAGGAACATACACACATGAGCTGAAGAAAGCGCAGCAGATTATTAATTATATTCTCTCACAGCTTGAATCAGGTGACAGTTTTGTAGTTGCCAGCATTGATACGGGAAGTTTCAGCGAGAAAGACATTATTGCAAAAGCAACATTCAGCGACCGTCCGAGTAAAGCTAACCAGCAAAAACGTGCTTTTGTCAAGGTTGTAGACAATTATGTCAAACATGTTAAATCAAGCCCTTATACGGACATTACGGGAGGCATTCTGCAGGCTACGGAGTTTTTAAATGAAAAAGATACAGCCTCAAAGACAATTTTAATCTTTTCAGATTTAAAAGAGGAACTTAAAAAAGGCTATATGCGAGATATTCCACTACAGCTGCAGGGCTATAAGGTCGTCGCGCTTAATGTAACAAAACTAAGAAGTGACAATGTGGATCCGCGTAAATATATGGCACGTTTAAAAGAGTGGAAAGAAAAAGTCGAAAAAGGCGGCGGAGAGTGGGAAGTCATCAATGACCTTGAACGTTTAGATAAATTATTGAAACAATAGCGTATAATAGTAGAGTTGATTTGCGTGAGGATAAAAAAATATGAAGATAAAATCACTCTACATAGCGGCACAGGAAAAAAATGCAGGGACTCTTTTTGTCTCGATGGGGATGATGGAGATACTCAAACGTAATCTCCATCGTGTCGCATTTTTTCGACCTATTATCTATGCACGCGATATTCAAGATGGTGACATCTCTTTTATCAAAGAGCGATACAGTCTCGATATAAAATATGAAGAGTGCTACGGCTACGATATCGCAGAAGTCGAAGAACTCATAGCCAACGGTAAGGACAATGAGCTTATAGAGAACCTGATAAGTAAATTTAAAAAGCTTGAGGATGCGTATGATTTTGTACTGTGCGAGGGCATCCGTAAATCCTTTTTGACAACTGCCATCTCATACGATCTTAATGTTAAGATCGCTCAAAACTTCGGTGCGCCCTACATTAACATCATCAATGCCAAAGATAAGAATCCAAAAGAGATCTATGAAGATGTTTTGATAGAAAATGAGTACTCCACTTCTGTAGATTGTACCCACTTCGCAACATTTGTAAATCGAGTTAGAGAGAGTGAACTGAGCGGTTTGCGTGAACTCTTTGCAAAAACTCCTTATACTGTCTACATGCTTCCTGAGCTTGAAGAGTTGAATTTGCCTACTATCGAAGATGTTATAGAGAGTTTAGATGCAAAAAGCATTATTTTAGGTGAGCATGATCCGCTTCGTGTCATTAAAAGTGTAAAAGTGGCCGCTCTTAGCCTGGATAACTTCTTAGAACACATTGAAGGAGAAGACCTTGTAATCGTTCCGGCTGACAGGTCGGACATTATTTTAGGTCTCTACGGGGCACTGCACTCGACAAACTACCCGAGTATTTCAGCGATTGTTTTTCCTTTTGATATGAAAATACATCCAAATATCCAAAAGCTTATAGACGGCCTTGAAGGTTTCAAAGTACCGATACTTTCCGTGGGGAGTGATACATTTAATACCGCTAAAGATATTATGAAAGTGCACTCACGACTGCGTGTCGATTCACAGAGAAAGATCGCTTTAGCTCTTGGACTTTTTAATGAAAGTGTAGATATAAAAGCCATAGAAGCAAAAATAGCTACGACCTATAGTGACATTATGACGCCGCAGATGTTTGAGTATAAACTTTTTGATATGGCGCGTCAGCACAAAAAGAGAATCGTGCTGCCGGAATCTTCCGATGAACGCATACTTCGTGCCGTTGAGATCATCCTTCGTCGTGATGTCGCCGAGATTATTTTATTGGGAGATGAAAATGAGTTGCGTGAGCGTTCTGCCCGCTTGGGACTTGATCTCTCAAAAGCCAACATTATCAATCATCTTGAATCGGAACATATCGAAGAGTTTACAGAGATATTTTACGAGAAGAGAAAACATAAAGGTCTGACACGCGAAGGTGCTCGTGATGCCATGACGCATCTGAGTTACTTCGCAACAATGATGGTGGAGTGCGGCTATGCCAACGGTATGGTCAGCGGTGCGATTCACTCAACGGCAGATACCATACGTCCGGCTCTGCAGATTATCAAAACGAAAGAGGGTGTCTCTATTGTCTCAAGCGTTTTTTTCATGTGTTTTGAGACCAAAGTACTTGTTTATGGGGATTGTGCCATCAATGAAGATCCAAATGCACAGGAGCTTGCGGACATAGCCATCGCTTCAGCCGATACCGCCAAAGCTTTTGGCATTGTGCCAAAGGTGGCGATGCTCTCATACTCTACAGGAGAGAGTGGACATGGTGCAGATGTCGATAAGGTAAGAGAAGCGACAAAGCTTGTAAAACGAAAAAGAGAAGATCTGCTTGTGGAAGGTCCTATTCAATATGATGCGGCAATAAATAAAGAGGTCGCACGCATAAAACTGCCAAACTCAAAAGTGGCCGGAGAGGCAACAGTTTTCATCTTCCCAGATTTAAATACGGGAAATAATACCTACAAAGCGGTGCAGCGAAGCAGTGGCGCAATTGCCATCGGACCAATTATTCAAGGACTGAAAAAACCGGTAAATGATTTGAGTCGCGGCTGTCTTGTAGAAGACATCGTCAATACTGTGGCTATTACAGCCATTCAGGCAGGGGAAGAACAGTGAAGATTGCCGTTATAAACTCCGGAAGTTCCTCTTTGAAGTTCAAGCTTTTTGCTATGCCATCGAAAAAACTACTACAAGAAAAAGAGATACAAAAGATTGGTGAAGATGATTCCGGCATTGCTTCTCACGCAGAAGCGCTTGATGCGCTCGATATGGATCTGGCAGAGATAGATGCAGTAGGACACAGAGTGGTTCACGGGGGAGAAAAACTGCAAAAGAGCTGTTTGATAGATACTTCTGTTATGAAAACAATCGAATCCTTGATACCGCTTGCTCCACTGCATAATCCGGCAAACATTGAAGGCATTCAAGCCATGAAAGAGAAAATGCCGGATATTCCACAGATGGCTGTTTTTGATACGGCTTTTCATGCCACATTGCCCGAAGAAGCGTTCGTATATGCTCTGCCGTATAAGTTATATGCAAAACATGAGATACGTCGTTATGGTTTTCATGGAACTTCTCACTCTTATCTCACTAAAGAGGCTGCAAAGCTTTTAGATAAGCCAGTCGATGAGGTCAATCTCATTACCCTGCATTTAGGTAACGGTGCTTCTGCCTGTGCTGTTAAGAATGGTAAAAGCATAGACACTTCTATGGGATTTACACCTTTGGAAGGCTTGGTAATGGGGACACGCTGTGGTGATATTGATCCTGACATTGCTCTTTTTTTGCAAAGAGAGCTAGGCTTAAGTACAAAAGAAGTCGATACTTTGCTAAATAAAGAGTCGGGATTAAAAGGTATCTGTGGAGAAAATGATCTGCGTGAGATACTCTTGCGTGAGGATGAACGTGCAAACTTAGCGCTTAAAATCATGGTGCGGCGTATTCAAAAGTACATAGGTTCTTATATGGTGTTACTTGAAAATGTTGATGCCATTGTTTTTAGCGGCGGCATAGGAGAGCACTCAGCATATGTACGTGAGCAGGTGATGCAAAACAGTGTCATTGAAAATATCAAATCATTGGTGATCGAAACGAATGAAGAACTTGAAATTGCGAATGAGTGTTACAGGATTTTAAAAAATGAAGATATATAGGCGTAAAAGCCTATATAAAGAAGTAGGTTAACTACTAAAGT
Proteins encoded in this window:
- a CDS encoding lipoprotein, whose product is MKKIVLVLLLLLGLSSCSSDGAQKHNKGVYMLVDTSGTYTHELKKAQQIINYILSQLESGDSFVVASIDTGSFSEKDIIAKATFSDRPSKANQQKRAFVKVVDNYVKHVKSSPYTDITGGILQATEFLNEKDTASKTILIFSDLKEELKKGYMRDIPLQLQGYKVVALNVTKLRSDNVDPRKYMARLKEWKEKVEKGGGEWEVINDLERLDKLLKQ
- the pta gene encoding phosphate acetyltransferase; this encodes MKIKSLYIAAQEKNAGTLFVSMGMMEILKRNLHRVAFFRPIIYARDIQDGDISFIKERYSLDIKYEECYGYDIAEVEELIANGKDNELIENLISKFKKLEDAYDFVLCEGIRKSFLTTAISYDLNVKIAQNFGAPYINIINAKDKNPKEIYEDVLIENEYSTSVDCTHFATFVNRVRESELSGLRELFAKTPYTVYMLPELEELNLPTIEDVIESLDAKSIILGEHDPLRVIKSVKVAALSLDNFLEHIEGEDLVIVPADRSDIILGLYGALHSTNYPSISAIVFPFDMKIHPNIQKLIDGLEGFKVPILSVGSDTFNTAKDIMKVHSRLRVDSQRKIALALGLFNESVDIKAIEAKIATTYSDIMTPQMFEYKLFDMARQHKKRIVLPESSDERILRAVEIILRRDVAEIILLGDENELRERSARLGLDLSKANIINHLESEHIEEFTEIFYEKRKHKGLTREGARDAMTHLSYFATMMVECGYANGMVSGAIHSTADTIRPALQIIKTKEGVSIVSSVFFMCFETKVLVYGDCAINEDPNAQELADIAIASADTAKAFGIVPKVAMLSYSTGESGHGADVDKVREATKLVKRKREDLLVEGPIQYDAAINKEVARIKLPNSKVAGEATVFIFPDLNTGNNTYKAVQRSSGAIAIGPIIQGLKKPVNDLSRGCLVEDIVNTVAITAIQAGEEQ
- a CDS encoding acetate/propionate family kinase, with amino-acid sequence MKIAVINSGSSSLKFKLFAMPSKKLLQEKEIQKIGEDDSGIASHAEALDALDMDLAEIDAVGHRVVHGGEKLQKSCLIDTSVMKTIESLIPLAPLHNPANIEGIQAMKEKMPDIPQMAVFDTAFHATLPEEAFVYALPYKLYAKHEIRRYGFHGTSHSYLTKEAAKLLDKPVDEVNLITLHLGNGASACAVKNGKSIDTSMGFTPLEGLVMGTRCGDIDPDIALFLQRELGLSTKEVDTLLNKESGLKGICGENDLREILLREDERANLALKIMVRRIQKYIGSYMVLLENVDAIVFSGGIGEHSAYVREQVMQNSVIENIKSLVIETNEELEIANECYRILKNEDI